The genomic interval CCTGTGTGTGTCAAAAGAACATTACATGgcttacaattttttttgttaacacACAATGAAATATGCATACTGAGGTTTAATCTAACCAAGAGAATACATTTACAATATTTAGTTTTGAAGACTAAGTTACAAAATTAAAGAGTCTCTTTGAAATAGCGTACCTGAAACGATAGCGGAGCGGGATTGACAGGACCGATTCAGCTGTTCAAGGGCAACGATTGGCTTGGTCACCATCTCTAGGCTCAGGTACGTCGCTCCTTTCTCAAAGCGATCAAGAAGACCGTTCGCCTTCACCGCTGATTCCGAGGTGCCTGATGACGCCATTTCCCTTAGGCTTTCCAGAACAGGCTCGTAGTTGTCTTTGACGGAGAGAATTGCAGGCGACCTACAGAGCCATCGGGTCGGACAAAGGGGGCGAATGGTAGAGGGCTTTACCGGCTGATCATCGGAGAGGCTGTCTTGTGCAATGTCCTGGAAGATGCCCTGTATAGGTTAAGACGAACggtgtaatattttattatgttttatcgtaaaaaataattaatatttcatataatatgtGATAAactaatatataaaatataaggTACCTACATTATACTCAGTATAACTTCATGAATCTGAATGAGGCACGAATGAGATTAATTGTGAATTCATGTACCATGAGGTATGTACTCACCTTAAACTTCCCGGATCTCTTGAAGAGAACACCAAGCTCATGAACCCATTGGATGGCATCTCGAACTGCGGGGCAATCGGAGACTGCATGCTGCATAATGAGATTAGCAACGTGTGATGCACAGTGAAAGTTCAGTGCGAGGGGTTGGCGCTCCTTCACTTTGGCTTGGCATCCTTTGTACTGACCCAGCATGTTGGCTGCCCCATCATATGTTTGGGCTCTCAAATTGTCAGTCGACAGTGACAGGCGGGTGATTACATCGAAAATCATTTTCGAGATAATTTCCCCAGATGTGGACGGCAGCTCATACAGTCCCACAAACTCTTCATGTACATCCAGATTGTCATCAACGTGGCGGAAGCAGATAGCTTCTTGTTCGACTCCAGTGATGTCCTGTGTCCCATCAACCATTACTCCGAACGGTCCATCTTTCGCAATCTGTGCCGCAAGTGTTCTAACTATATCTGCACCGAACATCTGGATCATCTCTTCTTGGGCCTGTGGAGATGTGAAGCTGATTGACCGCTTGAGATATCTGTCAAGTCCTTCATCATCATCGCGGAAGACGTTTAGCAACTGTTGGAAGTTTCCCTCCTCAGCTGTGTGGCCTCTAAATGACAGACCCTGTCGCAGAAGGAATCGCAAGCTCTTGAAGACCTTCATCAGTGCTCGTTGGGCTGTTTCCTGCTGTTGACGGCGGTTGGCGTCCATTTTGACATCGATTTTAGCCTCAGGTTTCAAGGACATCGCTGCCTTTGCGACTCTGTGACAATTTGAAGCCTGGTGGCTCTCAAATCTGGGTGATGCCTTTTTCCAGTTACAAAAGCCGACTGAAACAAATGCTGGTTCTTTGTTCTTGGCCAATTTCAAGAGTCCGCGTTTTTCTGCCTGTGCACAGTAAAAACACAGTACCCGTTTCAGGGAGGGTTCGTAATGGATCCAGGGGTAGCTTTGGTACCATTTGGCTTGAAACAGAATTTTCTGCGTTTTAGTTTCTACTACGGGAATGGAAGAAGTAGGGGGGTGATTGGGGCTAACCCAGTCGTCAAAACCGGCATcagcttcatcatcatctttcgcCTCAGATGCTCCATCACCCTCAACGGCACTTTCTTCTGGTTGAACTTCAGGAAGAACAGGCCTATCTCCGAcatcatccgattttgatgtagaCGGCTGTTCGTCATCATGTTCTTCTTTCTCATTGTGTTTGAAAAAAGAAGTGATCTTTGATGTTTTCAACTTCTTATTATGAGCCATCCTAGAATCCTAAAATCAATTCACGCTGTGAATTATGTAAGTGACACACTCACATATATTTCCCCCTTAAAAAGTTAAGGAAGACAAGGCCTCCTGCTGAGCGGACTCACCACGTGTTTTTGTTTTCTAGCTAACTGCCTTAGCGCGTCCCTTCTCTCCCCGCACGTAATGCGCACATAACACGGCGTACGCTCGTAATCCGCATCCCTGATTTTCAATAGCTTCTTTCACACGTTAAAAGCCAATCTTGTGGTTATCTT from Lytechinus pictus isolate F3 Inbred chromosome 2, Lp3.0, whole genome shotgun sequence carries:
- the LOC129266532 gene encoding zinc finger MYM-type protein 1-like gives rise to the protein MAHNKKLKTSKITSFFKHNEKEEHDDEQPSTSKSDDVGDRPVLPEVQPEESAVEGDGASEAKDDDEADAGFDDWVSPNHPPTSSIPVVETKTQKILFQAKWYQSYPWIHYEPSLKRVLCFYCAQAEKRGLLKLAKNKEPAFVSVGFCNWKKASPRFESHQASNCHRVAKAAMSLKPEAKIDVKMDANRRQQQETAQRALMKVFKSLRFLLRQGLSFRGHTAEEGNFQQLLNVFRDDDEGLDRYLKRSISFTSPQAQEEMIQMFGADIVRTLAAQIAKDGPFGVMVDGTQDITGVEQEAICFRHVDDNLDVHEEFVGLYELPSTSGEIISKMIFDVITRLSLSTDNLRAQTYDGAANMLGQYKGCQAKVKERQPLALNFHCASHVANLIMQHAVSDCPAVRDAIQWVHELGVLFKRSGKFKGIFQDIAQDSLSDDQPVKPSTIRPLCPTRWLCRSPAILSVKDNYEPVLESLREMASSGTSESAVKANGLLDRFEKGATYLSLEMVTKPIVALEQLNRSCQSRSAIVSGMLEAVKVTRSQMMAWRTYEEFHDLFEKAVSKADELDLDPLSVPRKRNPPRRLTGTAAPFHPTSPEQHFRQQYLAFIDAIIVQMDDRYDSSQCNLAAYKVLGDMLISGKDVLAVQLAMYRQTTEAKSVQEAREAYKAMTPEVRNLFPQVATLMKLLLVCPVTSSECERSFSALRRLKTWLRSTMTQKRLNAVAVCNSHHLLLDNISLQRLVKEFAGRNEKRRKIFGF